The segment gtcttgtatgtatgttggacatgtgaccttgaaaattgttaagaaggtcctttatgtggaaccttcaacctagttGGACGGTTATGATATCCTTCAAGTTGAAAGCCCTAATGGTATCCTAATTttgtgaatggtggacttagggtTGGTTGGAAGGAACGGgttgaaatcatccttaggaaagtcattgagctattTTCTTGACCATTGTAGGTAACCTTAGTGGACCCTCTTTGGTATGGTGTAATGTGATTCGGTTGTGAACTAGATACAAAACCTCTTCTTGTGCTCCATTATTgaaatactctatgagaacaaaggataGCACTGAGTGAGTATTCTTACAAAGTTGATCTAACTATGATTATTTTAGAGAACAAAAAAACCCTCTAttttccttaaccatgttcctacatgggatgtgtcctagttcaaCCAATGACAAGTAGAtcaccctccatcggagtaggttcgTGACTCAAGATTCTATGCATAACTAGTATGTCCtgtgtcggttattgcctattctcatcatatgggatacctactagtgttGAAGACGTTCCATGAATTTtaagtggtggtatgggacactatctagacattgcacgattagtctttgaagatgttagttagTACCTAGGTCTTCTCTAataccattacttgaatgtccttaaatGTTGAATGTCTATTAAGTGAACTAACAAAGATACTGACTTAAATTAGAAAGCATGTTAATGAATAAGTAATCATCTAGGATAAGTTTAAAGATTGCCTAGTTATGttgtgaagggggcatatgaATGGTCTTTTCATGTCTTACCCAGGGAAGTCTTAAGAATAACTCTAGATAGGAAAGTTAGTTGATaaagtagacatgatctaagcaAAGGTAgttttaaggattatttaggtaatcttgaagagggtgtatgggcggtctcgtCTTTAATTACTTATGTCTTTTGATAAACTTTAAGacgagaatgtcatattatatatatttttatgtgtagtgagaatgatcttatccttGGTAGTCTAAAAGATATCTTAGTTGTATGTGAAGGGATAGTATGGGCGGTCGCCTCATAACTCACTCAAATgagccttagaatcacctttggaagaaggatctcatgtttatatgttttgtatatGTTAGTGATGTGATATTGTGAAATGTGAATTATGGGTGAACTTATAGTTAAGTCACTGTAAACTTACTATAAGGTTATTTTAATGTTGctataaatttaatatgatttgTAATGTGTTTGAAATGTTATTCTTACACTTTTAGTATGaaattatactaaaaaataGCATGTTTCTCATgaatttatgcattatgccttacttagtacatgcattttactaattccatacattctGTTACATCTAAAGGTGTAGGCGGAAGGTGAGAGGCGTCTTGTAGGAATGACTGGAAATTAGGaatctttaaaacaaagttgaagtatgtcctcacttgactcgagggaaTGACTATGTTTAAACTTCTTCTATTCAAGTATTGTAGTAGACTAAGTAattcaatatttgtattgtacGGATCTTCTaccaagtattcttgagtctaaggTTGGCATATGtagagacttagtattttcctATGGTTTTATATGAAAGTTGTTTTAACATAtttcgtgtgaaaagtttttattctGCACttattttcatacatgtataaaatgattgatgtcaaagggcttgtacaagacctccgaaagGTCAGCTACGTCGTGTCGCAATACGAGAACATTATTTATTCTAGGGTATACTCTCAAGATGTGACAAAATTTGAACAGAACATAGGTTATAAAAGTGGTCTTAGGAACCAAAAAGTCTCATAAATGCGCTTATTGTAGAGTTTTgttcattggtgtgagtcgcgacacatctatgggttAGAGGCTATAGAATGATAGAGTGTCCCCTCTTTATCTACTCTTGTGTCGTGTCGTAGAGTAAAATTTATGAGTGTATTTGTTAATGCttttctttgtgtttatagAAAGTTAAGTTGACTAATAGAAGGATGGCCTCTAGAAGGATTTAAGAGGGAAGGGTGAATGAGGAAATTAATCCTCAAGTAGAGAAAGTTTATCAAGTTCTTCAAGGCGATCAAGGTGTTCAAGTTCCTATTGGAGGTGAAGGCAATGAGGTTTCTCTTGTTCCCCGGGATATGACTAATGGGGAGATTAGAGACGCTCCACTTGCTTTAACCCGAGCCATGACTACTCATACGAATAAGGGTGTTGAGCCTAGAGTAAATGCTATGGAGAGCATTATGACATCTATATTGAGATACATTGTGTGGATGAATACTCCTATAtttcttggctctaaggtgggagaggatccccaagagtttctacatggtgtgtacaaggtgttgagtgcaatgggggtgacttctagggagaaaGCGGAGTTGGCTTCATATAGATTTAAGGAGGTTTCTCAAGTATGGTACACTCAATGCAAAGATAATAGGCTGGTTGAGTCGGGTCCTATAGAGTGGGAGGAGTTTATGGAGGCTTTCTTAGGGAATTAGCTTCCCCGTGAGAGAAGGGAGGTGATGGTTGAAGAGTTAATTAATATCAATCAAGGAAATAGGTATGCTCCAtcttggtgtctaaccctagggatgagatgagtaggtttgtgaccgATGTTGCCGACCTTGTGAAATAAGTGTGTCGTACGACCATGCTTCATGATGACATGAACTTGTCAAGACTCCTGGTGTATGCTAAATCCATTAAGGATTCAAAGCATAGTAGGATTTCTAGAAATTAAAAGAGGAGTGGACCAAGTGAGAAAACCTTGGTTCAGGAAGAAAGATCCAATTCAAGATGAACCTAGGGATCCTAAGGTCAAACTTGAGAAGGATAGTGGTTGTCAAGTTGGTAAGCCTACTTGTGCTACTTGTGGGAAGAAGCACTACGAGAAATGTCTAGTTTGTACCggaaatttcttttgttgtggTAACGATGGACATAAGGTGAGGCATTGTCCTACAATTGCATCTAGATTAAAGGGACGCAAGAAAGTTCCTCCAAGTATTCGGGGTGATGATGTTCAAAGAAGGGCTCATTTCTATGCAGTCTGAGCTAAGGGATCAAagaaagatgatgatgatgttggtgtTATAActtgttttttagttttatgagttccttctaagtgagGGATTTTGGTGAGAAGTGGAGTTTTGATTGATTGTTTATTCTCCTCTATTCTATTAATGTTTTAGAGTTAGAATGTcatagtagcatgttgcatgttgCATTCTATTTAGGAGTCTTATTGtaattgaatttcatttattccttgcattgtgcatttcatgaatttataattattttgtaaattgTGTTTGTATGGTTTTATCTCTCATATGGTAATGCTTTCATCATAAATTGCTTAAGTGTtgcattttttttgaaatttaaacgTAGTTCACTATGGTGCCTTAATAATTCACTggaaaaattttcatattttgaataaattgttcttttgttaaaaattgttgtaatgtgtatataattgatgtatatgatcATGATAAATGAATGTAGAAGGATTTCTTGCTATTTGAAACAAAGAATGTGAGTCTTATTTCATAAGATGTCGTAGAATTGATTCTATTATCTTGTTGTTTTTTGAGTCTCTTAAAGTATGTGAAATTGGTGTTCCTCTAAATTGAAAATTGTGTATGCTGTTGTACGGTTGCGTGTTTTTATTATTGAGTATCTTATCTTGAAAGAGTTAAAAAAAAGCAAGTGTGTGTCattcaatgaaaaatattgtcCATGTAGTGGAAattgtaacacctctaaaattaCTTAGGTGACACTAGAGCCTAACAATTGTGTCTTGATGTTTTGAAATCCTAATATGGGTTATAATGAGGTGAGGAGGAAGTGTTTTAAGTTTCACCaaaatttggaggtcaaatgatcaagaatgttcatgaagtttgaaaggtttgccttgtaATGTGTTTGTGTGCCTTAGTATTTTTAATCAAGTTAAACGTGTTCGTTTTGGGTGAAATTGATGTTAGAGGTCCTAAACATGTATACAAACATATTCGGGTTTGAAACGTCTGGGTCAAACAGCCCAAGGGCAAACCAAGGGTTCCTTGAAAAGGACCCAAAGTGTGAGCTAAGGTTGTCTAAAAATTTTCTCACCTACGGATGACAATCGACGCCCACTAGGTTGGTCGACGTCCCTTAGGCGGAAGGCGTTGGTCAAAACATAATCTAGGGAGATAACGCtcccaaaatgccaaatttctgaCCCAAATTATGGACTAGCAGGATGCTTCGTGGGTTGGGCTACGGGGCATAGGTGAGATGTTCGTCAATGGTACATGTTATTTTTGTAGGTGTCTTGGATAAAGATAGGGGTAATTGGGTCATTTACTTAGCATTCCTAAAATTAGTTGGACGGTTTCTTAGGGTCATTTTAGGTTTTTTCAGTGGGTTTATATGTCTTCAACACTTATAGGAGTTcacttttaaaaatcaaaccCACCAAATTTCTAAAAAACACTCTGGAACTCATTGGAGCCAAAACATAAAATAGAGCTTGGATTGAaaattcttttgttattctaCGTCATGTCTCCATCAAATTCGTGGTCTCGTATTAATTAAGGTATGgtcttcatccttgaatctcttttcttGAAGGAGCCAAACTTCAAAGTGATCTCTAATGTCtttcaaaagataaaattgttcaatttttatatctagccataggttcttgcataaattgTTTTGAATCATTATCTATTAATTGCATCGAttataatttgatgattttaacataaaatatctATGAACCATGCAACTCatgaaaccctagttttcaCTACTTTGTGGGTGATTTGATTATGtcattatgatattgaattctTCTGTTGATTGATTAGTGCTattaaattatgaatgaatCATGCTAGAATTGTCAATAGATTCCctaaattgataaattcatgtcctattatatttgatttgttGCATATTGTAATTGTTGGGTTGAATTCTTGActatggctattggtaagaaCCTGGGTATATTGTGTTAGATTAACTAACTATGGATATAGGTTGTGAGGTTGGAACaatggtatgttgacctaaatttttctatattgtgtagtataggttGTAGATAGTAATGTTGTATGGTATTATCCAATTATAgtggcggtgcttatgtgccattcttgtgaattatgtgggccttccggcattactttatgaattgtgaaacaATGTCTCCTTGTcagcattactttatgtattatggctttaacatgttataacttgattatgtgaatattgTAATGGTCTTgatgacttatgtgtttatatgaagtgaAATAATGACTTCTTCTAGTTTATGTTATGTGTCTCTAGTAGACTATAGTGAAGTCATTATGTGTATTACTTGATGTTCAAGTATGATGGTTCATGATAGATTATACGAAACTTGTAATATTATAGATTGTTCATACTATAATAGTGAATAGGGTGTGCTATAGATGATATTGGTTATACCTACGTTCTTCCTAAATAAtatgctacatgttgagtatgtATGTGTCTTCtgttggtagacttgtgtcccttacttgtgtaacaaccctaaaaatcgATATAGTACGTAATatttaatgtgtctagaattcCTACaattgatgcgcatagaaccagacctctgaacccttgcgaCAGCCAAGCCAATTCTCTTGGAGAGTTAGTTAAGAGAGGAAAGGTTGgttccagccatgtagggctctcgaataaaaatatttactcgGATGATTTTTctagacttaaaaaggggatatcttaagtttggagggtcaatGGGTAAAATGTTCTTTTTCCATGCTAAGGGTAGTaccataattaccctaaatatgtaattaattatttaattaataaggggGAGGGGAATTTTGGGTAGAAAGGGACAAAATTGCCCATtaagcaaaatcttgctccaccagGGTTCAAACCTAGGTAGGAGCAATGATtgaactttattaattaatttaattaattaatatgtaaatacttatatatgaacaaggaaaattgtattattattattaattaatttattagtgGGGCGGTTTGGGTCGGGTCGACCCCGCGGGACCCATTTTTTGGAATGGGGATGTCACGGGTTCGAACCTCGATGGAAGCAACATTTAAGTGGAGTAAATTGAGGTTTATAATCTGATTCTTTAAGGGCGTTATGGTAATTTCAGTAAactaatcaaatcaaatttcaaagattgaaagagtcctagttgactaagtctaaactACTTCACCTAATCCTAAGCCACTCACCTCTTTCACGTTTATctctctctccttcacgtctatCACTCTCTCATTTCACACTTTCTTTCTGGCtgccaaacatgaaaaaaatcaGCAAACAAacgttcttcacacttgaagaacttgcacGTAAAACAAAAATGAGAAAGCAATCCGAAAACATTAAGCACAACGTAATACGCTTGTCGGGTAAGGTGTGAGATTCAGGATTTGTTGTGAATTTAGAGATGTTTTGGGCAGAAATTTCAACTGTTGAACAACGTTAAAGTCATGTATaagttttcttactcttggtccctttcccaagacaCCCTTAAGACTCAGATGATTCTATTCCGAAACTAGTATTATTCCTCATTACATGTTCCATATCACTAGCTCCTATCAAAGATTTTAggttggtatgtttgctggtagattaGGTATGAAGTGTGATTTTCGTGATAATGTGTTCGGAATTGTAATAACGATGAAGTACAGCTGCCGAAATTTCGTGAAAAATGTATGTGTATGTCGTGACATGATTTTTGGTATTAATCcttaaaaatgatatgtttttatggttgaattttatgtgcaaATGTTTATGAAAATCATAAGGTGTAAAAGTGGTGTGATGTTGTTGGACAATGGTAATTCTTTGCtgaatattattataagaaaattacatttaatgaTTAACCAAATGATGCACAaaatgccttaagaattaacgtatgaatgataataaaaataaacctaaaatagtgaacaaatttccagcatttggtaggttgTGTTCGGCCAAACAAAGTGgtacaaaatgcaatgaaaatgaatataaaataagtaaGATCACTAAGTATTGAACTCAAGACATCATtacataaagataaaaaaaattaacaaaagatTGACAGGAAACTGGATTGGAAGTGAACAAATTTCCCGCTTGCTGGAAATTTAGAGTCTCGGCCAAGGATGAGGAAAATTAGCTatgttcttaaatttttttaaatgtgaggTCATTAGGGATTGAACCCTGACCTCATCAAATgaaaattacatgaaaatttcatgagaaaaattaaaggTAAATTTGATTTGGTGAGTGGGGATTCAACCCACAACCTTTTGAATAGaagagagagttaggagaaaaataaagaagaaaataaatgtggagagtgaggattgaacccacaacctcttagaTAGGTGaaaaagttaagagataaattaaaagaaaaataatgagattgtgggggattgaacccacaacctccatgccttaaaattaaaaaggagaGGATACAAGAATGAAATATTACGGGGTTGATGGGAATCGAACTAGGtctcccaaatctgaaaaatgcaattatcaagttcGAAATTAGAAtgagtgttgttcaagggattcaAAACGATTTCCTTttcccaattccgtattgaccCATAATTCATACGTAAACAAATATTAAACGAATGTtgcctctaaagatcgaaatcaatacCTTGGCAGATCTACAAGATGCGTAAGTCTTGTACCTCATAATattgggtaaacatgaatcacttagaaaaactatgaatgaagccatagggcttgtatgtgtggactcataagtctagcatacctTTAAACGTAAGTGATCCTACGatttatgtgataaaatgatgtattCTAGAAGGGTTAAAAGTaagaaacacactaaatggccaagtgcattggcatatgatgaaatgatcaTTCTcgtgaaggggtgagtaattatgaaaatcaaatgtgttaaagttaacGAATGAGGTGATAATATGATTAAAggataatgtgaaagatgagagcaatatcaaatgagcctaagtaaatgttacaaaaatgtactcacctatgagagtgtaaagctaatgaagagaccagtctctaggaacactctaatgaaagtattgaagttaatgcatacttaatactaatgatgagatgagaaatcatttaatgagctatgatgtcctcatggtAGAAGCAAGATTCCATTATGTATGAGTTGTATGTAATGGATCTTTTTATTGAGCACCGATACACAAGCTATGAGAGGTGACGCCTTCCTTTGGGAAGAGCGGAGGTTAACATAACTCCCATAAGATGATACTATCATGCATGTTGTGTATGGATCtacttatatctcctagtttttgaacCTATACATCCAATATAGGGATCAAGCATggttcaattccctatatacgctagaatgttttggttcactttggcccgtgattccacctcttttcagtgtggggattACACACTGGATtgcatgatgctcacatgatctatgtcggttaaggttaaagttcccaaagaaagaatgaggccagcctaaACGAATGAACATattgaaatgaacgataccaaaggtgttaggatagtataatcaagaggtgagctagacttaagtaataaaACTTGGTTATTCTTGTTCATTGCACCGCGAACTCGATGACAGTATTAAACTACATCCTTGGTAAGACTGGTGGTTgtactagtatatgaaagaattatattgaagtatgtatgaatgaatgaagcatacTCTGTGATtgttaaagaaggctccctagttgaggtcccatatgttgagccctcattttgggaagacttaatgtcaagtccatgattccaaggtctcatggcatatgaaagagtgatatgaactatgtgatatgatatgtgtaatatgttatgtgttgtttgcaaaatgataagtatgatgatgcatgttacccTTAtgacatgactttcctaatctgaTATTGGCAAGTCCACCATAATTCATATTGATAGTAAAGAGATCTTTATAATCATGCACGGCCTTGGTAtgtgctttcatatacccatacttagtacaagtgtgtaataatccatacaactcttcattttttagTGCAGGCACAGGATAACGTTAGACCATACATGTCGACGCTGAAGCTATCTGGACGTGGAGTATTCATCCGaatttggtaggccctcatgattTCAAGGACGCTTGCCAATTAATTCTAGAttagatataggtttgagttCTTGGAGTATGTTCTACTAGTGtttctttctcatcttatttcagacattatattggtgccattttggcaagtatacacttaTTTCAGTAcgaaactatttctttcatttgatgatcgtAGTAATAGATGGTTAATTGTAAATGTTAAT is part of the Solanum lycopersicum chromosome 1, SLM_r2.1 genome and harbors:
- the LOC138342192 gene encoding uncharacterized protein — protein: MTNGEIRDAPLALTRAMTTHTNKGVEPRVNAMESIMTSILRYIVWMNTPIFLGSKVGEDPQEFLHGVYKVLSAMGVTSREKAELASYRFKEVSQVWIQSIVGFLEIKRGVDQVRKPWFRKKDPIQDEPRDPKVKLEKDSGCQVGKPTCATCGKKHYEKCLVCTGNFFCCGNDGHKVRHCPTIASRLKGRKKVPPSIRGDDVQRRAHFYAV